A window of Hordeum vulgare subsp. vulgare chromosome 5H, MorexV3_pseudomolecules_assembly, whole genome shotgun sequence genomic DNA:
ATGCTGCCCTGCGATGCCACGGTGATGGAGTATGTCTTGTGCCTGGTCAGGAGAGAGGCTTCTGAGGAGGTCGAGAGGGCGTTCTTGAGCTCCATTGCTGAGCATTGCCACAACTACAGTGCTAGTTGTGTGGCGCCATCGATGGGACTCAGCCATCAATTTGCTCTTTGTACTTAGCTACTAGCTTATCTGGTGATTTTTTTGTTAGAACCTGAAGATCTCTGTACAGTCTGATGTAAGATCCTACTATCACAAGAAATGATACAAAAGATACTATTTTACTGAGAGAAATTTGGCTATTTGATACATACTTTCGCCTTTGCTGCAGTTCGTCGTATACAGTACTGAAGAGAGTAGAAAGAAACCATGGGCTGGAAGTTTGTCGGTATGATATGTGGGGGCAGGAAGCAGGAGAGGATGTGCCTGACCAGAAGGTGGCAGAACGCGGTGATGGCACAGCGAAGGCAATGCGGATGGAAGATTGGATGAACGATCAGCATACTGCTGTCCCTACCTCTACCTAGAACTGTCGGATTGGAATCGTGTGCCCAGATGGAGGTGAGTGGAGCTGGTTATAGGTTCTTGAGGTAGGAACTGTAGTCTGTTGCCTGGAAGATGAACGCTTCCACCGTCGCTGCCATCGGAAGTGTACGCTTCTGGGTACCATTTCCCTTGTGCCGGAGACTGCCTGTGTGAGCTGGGAGGCCTCTCGTCAGCTCGCCACATTCCAAGTGAAAATGCAGGCTGGAATATGTCCTAATTGCCTTTTGCAGTACATCAGAAACTTAATAGTTTCCGAAGAAAGTACGATATCACATATCTACCTGATATTTGCTTTTGATCTTCTGCTTTGTAGACAATACCCAGAAATCAAATAAACCCTGTTGTTGAACATATTGTATGGTAACTTCCTTGGACTATTTTCTTCTGAAAAGGGTATGTATTTGTTGTTCTTGTATACAGATtcagtacattttttgaagaaaagTGCAACAGAAATTTATTTATTTAGCATACAATATAATCATATATTTGGTTCCCTTAATGGTTGTGGTACTTGTTAGGCGTTAGCTTTTGTACTTTGAATCCCGAGTAAAGTAAATCGCTTTCTTGCGCCCTATGTCCTAAAGGATGTATGGTTGTAGACTTGTAGTTaatggtactccctccgtaaactaatataagagcgtttagatcactattttagtgatCTAAATACTCTTATATTAATTTACCGAGGGAGTACTTCGCAGGATGCAATAAGCTGGTATGCTAATATGTAATTTCCATTCTGCAGTGTTGAACTATCTTACGTCGTGGGAAAAACATGCAAATTGAGGGAAAAGCTTGGCATACATTCAGGAGCTACAAACTGCAAGCTGCTGGTGCAGTGATTACCATACTGCTTGGATATTGGCAAGGAATCATTATAGAGCTCAGGAACGGCCTCTCTACTTCCTCTGATGCATTTCTTCTGAGCAAGCACATGACATACTCCATCACCGCTCTGATGCATTGAAGGGCAGTGTGATCCTGCCATAACATGTAAACCCAAACTCCTCCTGCTCCACGCCTACGAGATCGCGCCCCTGCTCCACGCTTGCATCCCCAAGCGACGGAGAAAGAGCAGGACGGTGGCTGAGGGCTTACAGGCCCACCTTTGGGCGTGCGACATCCACGGTGTCCTGGGAGTCCACAAGATCGGGCCGTACATTCAGATTTCATTCTGCTGGGCATGGTTCTGAGGTATGTTGCTCAGAAATGTTTAGCCTGTGAGTTTGTTGATGAAGTGATGGTGCACTACTAGCTAGCCGCTGAATATATAGGCATAGACGTATGACTAATTTGCATTGGGCAGGGGACAAGGCCATGAGCTTGATGCGTGCAACAGTGGCTCCTGAAGGAGGCAATGTAATCGTTTGATTCTGCTGGGCCATGGCACTATGGAGGCAAGGATAGTGGGCCAGTGGCTGGGTGATAAGATGCATACAACAAACTTCGCTGCTGAATTGGGCAGAGGCATTGTGGGGCCATCCGGGGTCCAGCGTTTATTTTGGTGTTTCATTCAGTTCAGCCTCCTGTATCAAGAGATTAGAAGTTCATGCTTTTGCAGCAATTGTGTAATTGCCAATTAGGTGAGCTGAAGAGGAGCTCACTTCATTGCTTTTGGGTGTACTTTGTGCACTTACACCTGCAACTGCATGTTAGGTGCTTGTTGGTTTAACAGTGTTTTGATTGCTGCATATCTGCCAAGTTGCTGGGAAGTTCCATATCTCATTGTCCACCCATGGTCTGCATGGTCTCTAGCATAGCGTGTGCCAACTATTTCCTGGTACCTTCCTTGCATTTAGCTGGGCAGTTGAGTGTTTCCGGGCCACACCCTTGAATATATCCAAGGACTTGTCATTAATTTTGCTTTGGTATTTCTTTTGGGGAAGTGGACATGCTGTAATGTGACCTGATGCTGTAACTAGAGGTACCAATCAAATTTCATTTGCCAACCACAAAGTCTAGATGAGCTCTGCTGTGTGACAGACCTGATTTCTAAACATTTGCATGTTTGCTGATAGTTGAACAAAATGCAGCAGCCTTTCTCCAAAAGGTCAGCTCCCTTCTGCATATGTGAAGATTCTCCATCCACTTCAGCGTTTCTTTGTAACATTTTGTGTCTCAGTTCATACAACTGAATAGAAGAAAAATTTCAAACACTTGCTGCTTGGACCCTCAAATCTGTATATGATCATTTATCACTGCAAAAAAGTGTATATACGTTGGGAGAACATTGTCTCTTAACTATTGTCCGTCATTTAACAAAGATCAAAATACTTCACATAAACAGATGGCCTTTTCCTATTTTCCTATATCTCTGCAGATGCTAATCAGGAGCTGCAGACACCAAAATGCTGGCTAACTCCCAGATGTGCTGCCACATGATAGTGGCATGGCATCGCCATGGTGTTGAGGAACGCGGCCTCCATCTCTGTGGAGGCACTTCTCCTGAGCAAGCACATGGCGTACTCCATCACCGATGCTGAGGCAGCGTGATTCTGCCACTGTGAACACCTGCGAAGCCGAACTCCTCTTGGGACATCCTGAAGAGCTCGCCGAAGACCGTCGTGCCGAGGAACGCAAGCGGCACCTCGAACCTCACACCGTCATTGGTGTACACGACGAAGTGGCCCTTGCCAGCCACCGATGGGCATGATGTGCTGCACGACCCTTCGGTTTCTTCCATTGACGTTGACGACGACCAGGTCAGCCTCTTCCGCCCGATAGCCGCCACCCTCTGCCACTTCTTGGCCAACCGAGCGAGTTTCTTGACACTCATCATGGTGGCTTATTTGTGTTTCTGGAAGCAGGAGGAATTCTTTTGCGAGATGGAGCTTGAAATGCCTTTATCTGTGGATGAAGAAAACAGAAGAAGTGGTGGTGTTTTGAGGGCACTTAGCCATGGATTTATAGGTCAAGGTAAAGCGAGCGCCCACATGGTGGAGCATGTGATGGTTGGGCAGGGAGACAATGATGTGGGCATGGACGCATGGTACATGTGCTGCTGCCGTTTTGGAGGTGCCATGATGTGATCTGGATCAGGTTCTGCTGGGGCCAAGTGTTTGGCACTTGCCGGAGCTTGGGCTGGACGTCTGGCTTACACGCGTCGTGATCGGTTTGCTGGGGAAATGGCACGAGGACCCCATGGGACTCTCTCACCGAACAAAAATTTCAGATATGGATGGTGCTTCAGAAATCTCATCAAAATCATTTCATCACATTGTCTGCAGCTAGTTGCAACAACACCGCATTCAGAGCACTCATGGCCTTGTCTCCTGCCCAACGCTCTGGCTGATAGCTACACACAACCCATACGCACATGCACTCTGCCCTGAGACCTCTCTTCTTTCTACTATAAATCCATGGCCTGCTCGACACATACTTCTTCATCTCATCTACAAAGCAACATCACAATCTACACCACACCTTCAGACTTTCAGAGGCAAACCGAAATTTAGCCAGCCAAGAACATATCAGACTCAACCATGACCCCTCCAAAGAAGCTTGCTCAGCTGGCCAAGAAGTTCCAGCGGATGTTAGCAGCCAGAGCCAGTGCCCGCCGCCAGCAGCATGCCTCAGACACGGCCGACGACGAATGCTGCAGCACATCGTCTTCTGTGGTTGCCGATGAGGGCCACTGCGTGGTGTATGCCGCCGATGGAGAACGGTTCGAGGTCCCTTTGGCGTACCTCGGGACGACGGTCTTCGCCGAGCTCCTGAGGATGTCTGAGGAGGAATTTGGCTTCGCCAGCGGCAGCGAGGGAGGCCGTATCACGCTGCCCTGCGATGCCATGGTGATGGAGTACGTCTTGTGCCTGGTCAGGAGAGTGGCCTCTGAGGAGGTCGAGAGGGCGCTCTTGAGCTCCATTGCTGGGCACTGCCACAGCTACAATGCTAGCTGTACGGTGCCATCAATGGCACTCAGCCATAAATTTGCTCTTTGTACTTAGCTAATAGCTTAGCttctgaaatatatttttggTTAGGACCGAGAGGAACCCTGTAGATTCTGATGTAAGATTCGTTTATCACAGGAAGTGATACAAAAGAGACAAATTTCCTGGAAAAATGCATCATTTGACACATCCTTTAACATAGTTCATATTAATGTATATCACTGAAGAAATTAGAAGGAAACCTTGGGCCCATAGTTGTCAATAGCTCTCCTTTATCAGATGAGAAGCTAGCTGACTTAGTTGGAAGGAACTTGCGGTTGTACTTGAATGCGTGTTCTTAACATTTTGATTTGGTGCGGAACAGTGTCACATCTCAGTTCTTGATGGGCTACCTGACTTGTAGGCTGTAGCCCTTCTTCCTTAGCTCTTTCTCTGTACTTCCCTTTGGGCCTTCAGCCAGCTTTATCTCTGAAGATTATGAATATATAACGACAGGCATTTAGTAAATCATTGCGTCGTCACCTTCTGTAAAGTTTTGTGGGTGGAACATTCTGTAATTCGTTAACAGTTAAACATCAGTGTCTTTTACCCCCCAAAGTAAATTTCCATTGTGCTCCTTGCGGAGTGAGCCTGTTTTCTCTTTTCATTTTGTAATTTTTCCATttcattttgtattttttatCTTACTTGTACTGATGGCTTCTAAATATTCTCCTGATGGTTTGTCCAAAAACGGCTCCTGTACCACCTAGCCAGTTCACTAGTTTACAACTTTTTGATCATTTTAATGTCCTGGTTTAGATGATACAGTACTACTCCctcagttcctaaatataagtctttttagaggtttcactagagaagtacatacggatgtatatagacatattttagtgtatatattcactcattttgtttcgtatgtagtcctttaataaaatatttaaaaagacttatatttaggaacggagggagtagattgcaTGGAAACTTGTTTTTTTGTATTCTCTGTGTGACAGTACGAAACCATTGACATCTGAAATAGAGTCGCAACAATCGTTGGTTCAGCTcaccatatactccctccgtttcaaaatataagaccttttagagatttgactaggagactacatacggagcaaaataaatgaatttacactctaaaatatgtctaagtacatccgtatgtagtttatagtgcaatctctaaaaggtcttatatttagaaacggagggagtagtttatatGCAAGTAAAAACGAAAGAGAAGCATGGCTGCAAGCCTGCAACTGCTGGTTGTTGCTTTGGTGATCGCATTGCTTTACATACAACTTTCCTTCTCCTATTGTCTGTCTTTTTTCTTCTTTAAAATCTAACTATCTTACGCTATCCAGGCTCAAGACAGAAGACATCAACAGCGTCTACGCCTGCCGTTCCTCAGCAGCTACAAACAGCAAATCTGATTGCCGGCTCCAACGGTAGGCATCACAGAGCCAGTGTAGTGGCAAGGCGTCAGCATAGAGCTCAGCACCGCTTCCTCGACCGCGGCGGAGGCATTCCTCCTCAGCAAGCACATGATGTACTCCATCACCACGGCGTCGCAGGGCAGCGTGATCTTGCCATCGGCCGCGGAGCCAAACTCGTCCCGAGACATCCTCAGGAGCTCCCCGAAGACCGTCGTGCCGAGGTACACCAGCGGGACCTCGAAGCGCCGCCCGTCGGCCGTGTACATGACGCAGTGGCCCTTGGCCGGTGAAGAAGTGCAGCAGTCTTCGTCTTCCTTGGCCGACCCGGTGAGCCTCTTCCTCCCGAGTGCTTCCACCCTCTTTGCCAGCTGAGCAAGTCTCTTGGCACCGGCCATGGTCGCTTGGTTTTCAGCTGGAGATTTGGTGGAGTATGTGTGATACGGATGTTGTGATGCTCAGCTAAGGTGGTGGTGGATATGTGTGCCGATCAAGTGATGCCGTTGAGCTGTGCCGTTTGCTGGATTTATAAGCGAGACGAGGGGAAGGGCATCATCGTGTCGGCGCAAGGCAAGGCCATGTGATGGGCGCATGCGGTGTTGCGGTATGATTAGTTTGGATTAGATCGCGGCGGGGCCAAATGTTTGGCGCATCATTTGCTTCCATATCGTTGGTGTTGAAACTTCAAAAGCATAGCACATGATGTGTTTGATATTCGGCATCTCACGTGGTGACAAGAGTACATATCTTGACTACGAACCAAACCAAACATATCTTGtgttatactccctctgtccaaaataactgtcttaactttgtactagctttagtataaatttatactaagcttaagacacttattttgaaacggagggagtacatatataTACATCACATTTCCAAGCTGATCTCATCTGTCGTGTGCTGACTGTTTGCGTTCCAGTGCATGTATTGTATTTGCAGTGTGGACTTCCAGTATTAATTCCTTACTGGACATGTTCATCATTGAGTTGTCCAGCTTTACGGAAACTCCTTTGTTCTGAACTTGAATGTAGTTAGAGGACATGTTTTGGTGTAGACCAGAGGAGGCAGTTTTATGTAAGCTATGTGTGGTTGATAACTGAACGTGGTTCAGTAGAGGCATCTGCTCATCTGATAATGATCACCGGATATATGAAAAGATACTCTAGGAAGAACAGAAACTAATCAGTAACCCGTTGACAATAAGATGCCACCGTCAAACAGATCAACAATTAAAGACTCTGGAGCTTAAAGATATATCTCCATCTCATTCTCAGGAGGGCAGCACTATATACTTTATcccatattttattttatcaagTTCATAGATTGTAATTAATCTGTATCTAGTTGCAAACAGGACTGGATCCGATTTCAGCCAACACACTGATAGTCAGGTGTCTCTCAGCTGGCATCCAACAAAGTACTGTACATGAAACAAGATGGAAAACTCACAGTTGCAGCAGTGCAAGCATGTTCCGAAACAAGCGCGCTCCGCATGCAAAGATGCACTTAAAACAAGGTTACAACTTACACATCACTATATTTTCTAGTGGTAAATAACTCAAGAAAGCCGAAGCCACTCCCTACAGAACGCTAGCTAGTCCAAACAAGTTGCAGTCGCTTAGGGGTCAGGATTCGACGACAATCGAAATGGAGTCAACTTTAAAGCAGCGCGGACCCACGATCACCCAGCCACAACTCGGCAAACCATACATAAGATAGCCCAGTATCAAAACTGCTCGCGAGAATCACATCCTGTCCTCTCTCCTGCGCGGGGCGCAGGTTATGATCTCGTCGACCCTCAGGATCATCTCCGCAGCCTCGGTCGCGGACAGGACGATTGCCTGCTTCACCTTGAACGCCTCGCAGATACCACGCTTCTGCATGTCTCCCAGCTGCACAACAGGGGACCATGTTAGTTCCAAACTCCCTCGGGTACAGGTGAGATAGAAAATCGGTATCACGATGAGCTTACCCCGCCGCTGATGACGTCGATCCCAATAGTGCTGTTCTCTTTGTGGTGCTCAGCTCGGAGCTGGGAGATCAGCTCGGCACTATCCAGGCCAGCATTATCAGCTATGATTGTTGGGATGGCTTGCAGGGCACGCGAGAAAGCATCAATCGCATGAGATTTCTTCCCAGGGGTCCTCCTTGCAAGTTCATCCACCTCTTTGGACATCACCATCTCAGGCCATCCACCGCCAAATATGACACGCGTGTCATTTACTGTCTGAGAAAGCACACATAGGGCATCATGCAAGGACCTCTCAGcctcatcaagcacatgctcacTGTAGACAACAAGGCACATATTCAATGTGTGGCCAAATAAAACAGAGTGACTGAATAACACAATGCTATCACTGCATGATAAGGAGCTGCACAAATAAGACGCACCTCGCTCCTCGCAGGACAATGGTGCAAGCTTGCCCCATCGCAACCCCGGAGAAATGAATCAGCCTGTCCTCCCCAATCATAATCTCTTCGATGAGCTTGCAGTGCCCAAGCTTGACAGACTCTGGGTTatcaaaagttgatgcaatatcgCCACCCGTGACAAGAGCTAACCGCTCGATGCCCTCAAAGTCAGCATGCTCAACTGCAAGGATGCCAGCATCAGCAAAAAGTTCTTCAGGAAAGTTGTAGATTAGCTGCCTGTTGACAAAGCAGTTGATCCCGTGACCAATGATTTTCTcaactttctctctcattttctgCTTTTCAGCAGCTTCAATATCTGCAACCTTAGACATTGAATCCACCCGGACACGTGCCCCATAAATCTTAACTTTATCTGTATCCATAGCGGTGTTCGCAACCAAAATATTAGCGTTCTCAATCCGCTTTGGTTGACCAAGGCCAATCTTCTTATCAAGGATGAACCTACCAAACAGATTAAGAATGTTAAACCGATACCAGTCTGTTTGGAACTGATATAGGACCATAATATATCTGGGAGACAAGAGATCAAGGTTTCCCATAATATAGTTTGTGAAAGAACATACCCTTCGTCCAAAAAAGAATCCTTGAGAGATCCTCCAGGTTTCTTCAGAATTTGGATTGATTCCAAGTTGGTGCTACCCTGCCACCAGTGAACAAGTGTGATGATATCAAATCAATGTCTTACCAACAGAATGTAACAATGTGAACAATTAACAAAGAACTACTGAACTAGACTTCAAACAACATCCCACATATAGAAAATATATGGTATGAACAACTTCCCCCAGCCCTTTTTACCTTAAGCCTGAGGACGGCATCAACTGCAAGTTCAGCAAAATACTCCTTGTCCTGGGAGAGAATTTTCGAGCTAAGCGTAGTCATGGCGATGTTCATGAGATCTGATCTGAACTTGTCTGCAGCACCAATGAAGGTTTATTGTGAGAAGAATATTCCTGGTGGTGAACTCTTGATATAAACTATAAAGCATAATGAGTGCAACAAAATTTAAAGATCTGACTGAAAATACTGCCAGGTCCCAACTAGGACAACCAATGATACCAGGTCCTATAAGCAAGTATTCCAGGAGGTTAACATAAACCTTGTTCCACACAAATAATAGCTAACAGAAGATAGTGCTTAAATATAGTGACAAAATCATATATGAGAAGGTAACTAAATAGGTGACCTGTATTATCTTTGTTGTCCATGGTCTTCTGCAACAAAGCATTTCTGGCACACTCAGCAGCCATTCTGTAACCTAATAGTTCAGGGAGATGACAAAGCATTAGAGATGTTCACATATAACCAAATGATTAGCTAAAAATTGCAAACAGTGTGTGTCTCTTTTTTCTTTGAAATATCATGTGTATCGTTTCTGCATAAATAATTAAATAAACAACATAAGAAATGAAAGGCAAACATGAAACTGAACAGAAAACAAATGGTCGTAGTTCTCCATTGACAAAATGGCATCAATGCAGAAGTGCACTGCTTTCACATTTTGTTTTTGCAAGATACTATCTTGTACTTCTAAAATGGCATCAATGCAGAAGCTACCTAGACTGAGGGAGCTGCtttttaatcattcaagcatgacCAATTAAAAAAAACAAGTATGTAAGCATGAGATCTCATTTTTCAGACTTGACATGTCCGACTGCTCTAGAAAGTGCTGGTATTGAATCATTACTTACCCAAAACTCAGTAACATGTATTGAAGTAGTAATTAAGATGTTGCACAAATTTTAAATGTGAGCCTGTTAGGGACAACATTTTAGATAAAGCATGTATAAATAAGGATTACCTGCAATAATAGTCATCGGGTGAATCTTCATGTTAACCAACTTCTCAGCCTCCCTCAAAAGTTCTCCGGCCAAAACAACAACAGAAGTTGTTCCATCACCAACTTCATCATCTTGAACTTTTGAGATGTCTAAGAATCATCATTAAGGACTACATGTTGTTTCAATTAGGGAGAACGTCCAT
This region includes:
- the LOC123451783 gene encoding auxin-responsive protein SAUR36-like yields the protein MAGAKRLAQLAKRVEALGRKRLTGSAKEDEDCCTSSPAKGHCVMYTADGRRFEVPLVYLGTTVFGELLRMSRDEFGSAADGKITLPCDAVVMEYIMCLLRRNASAAVEEAVLSSMLTPCHYTGSVMPTVGAGNQICCL
- the LOC123451780 gene encoding auxin-responsive protein SAUR36-like encodes the protein MTPPKKLAQLAKKFQRMLAARASARRQQHASDTADDECCSTSSSVVADEGHCVVYAADGERFEVPLAYLGTTVFAELLRMSEEEFGFASGSEGGRITLPCDAMVMEYVLCLVRRVASEEVERALLSSIAGHCHSYNASCTVPSMALSHKFALCT
- the LOC123451782 gene encoding T-complex protein 1 subunit beta-like, which encodes MERVLKDDAIQEKGERARMASFVGAMAIADLVKTTLGPKGMDKILQSTGRGRSVTVTNDGATILKSLHIDNPAAKVLVDISKVQDDEVGDGTTSVVVLAGELLREAEKLVNMKIHPMTIIAGYRMAAECARNALLQKTMDNKDNTDKFRSDLMNIAMTTLSSKILSQDKEYFAELAVDAVLRLKGSTNLESIQILKKPGGSLKDSFLDEGFILDKKIGLGQPKRIENANILVANTAMDTDKVKIYGARVRVDSMSKVADIEAAEKQKMREKVEKIIGHGINCFVNRQLIYNFPEELFADAGILAVEHADFEGIERLALVTGGDIASTFDNPESVKLGHCKLIEEIMIGEDRLIHFSGVAMGQACTIVLRGASEHVLDEAERSLHDALCVLSQTVNDTRVIFGGGWPEMVMSKEVDELARRTPGKKSHAIDAFSRALQAIPTIIADNAGLDSAELISQLRAEHHKENSTIGIDVISGGLGDMQKRGICEAFKVKQAIVLSATEAAEMILRVDEIITCAPRRREDRM